A genomic region of Eucalyptus grandis isolate ANBG69807.140 chromosome 5, ASM1654582v1, whole genome shotgun sequence contains the following coding sequences:
- the LOC104443518 gene encoding binding partner of ACD11 1 isoform X1, with the protein MSLTTVKVSNVSLGATERDLKEFFSFSGDIAYVEMHSDTERSQVAYVTFKDAQGAETAIMLSGATIVDMSVSIAHAPDYKLPPDAIAPPVKVTENKSPAGGDSALRKAEDVVTSMLAKGFILGKDAVNKAKSLDEKHQLTSTASSKVASFDKKIGLTEKISVGTAVVGGKVREVDQKFQVSEKTKSAFVAAEQKVSSAGSAIMKNRYVFTGASWVTGAFNKVAKAAGEVGQKTKEKVGMAEEEQKRKVVDDFAQIHLSESPKATASAEPKPSKHEPVQGLIL; encoded by the exons CTGACAACTGTTAAGGTTAGCAATGTCTCCCTAGGAGCAACAGAGAGGGACCTCAAGGAGTTCTTCTCATTTTCCGGTGATATTGCATATGTTGAGATGCACAG TGACACTGAGCGGTCTCAAGTTGCATATGTCACGTTCAAGGATGCTCAAGGAGCAGAGACTGCCATTATGCTTTCG GGTGCAACTATCGTTGATATGTCTGTCAGCATTGCTCACGCTCCAGATTACAAGCTTCCTCCTGATGCTATAGCACCACCAGTAAAA GTAACTGAAAACAAAAGTCCAGCTGGTGGTGACTCTGCTTTGCGAAAAGCAGAGGACGTAGTTACCAGCATGCTAGCTAAGGGCTTCATATTGGGCAAAGATGCAGTGAACAAAGCCAAGTCCCTTGATGAGAAGCATCAGTTGACATCGACCGCCTCATCAAAAGTCGCTTCCTTTGATAAGAAGATTGGGCTGACCGAGAAAATCAGTGTGGGTACCGCAGTTGTGGGTGGCAAGGTCAGGGAAGTGGatcaaaaatttcaagtttcGGAGAAAACTAAGTCAGCATTTGTGGCAGCCGAGCAAAAAGTTAGCAGTGCTGGATCAGCCATTATGAAGAACCGTTATGTGTTCACAGGGGCGTCGTGGGTAACAGGCGCTTTTAACAAAGTTGCAAAGGCAGCTGGGGAAGTCGGCCAGAAGACAAAGGAGAAAGTGGGAATGGCCGAAGAGGAACAGAAGAGAAAAGTAGTGGATGACTTTGCTCAGATTCATTTATCCGAGTCTCCAAAGGCTACTGCTTCCGCTGAGCCGAAGCCATCGAAGCACGAGCCTGTTCAAGGTCTGATTCTGTGA
- the LOC104443518 gene encoding binding partner of ACD11 1 isoform X2, with translation MSLTTVKVSNVSLGATERDLKEFFSFSGDIAYVEMHSDTERSQVAYVTFKDAQGAETAIMLSGATIVDMSVSIAHAPDYKLPPDAIAPPVTENKSPAGGDSALRKAEDVVTSMLAKGFILGKDAVNKAKSLDEKHQLTSTASSKVASFDKKIGLTEKISVGTAVVGGKVREVDQKFQVSEKTKSAFVAAEQKVSSAGSAIMKNRYVFTGASWVTGAFNKVAKAAGEVGQKTKEKVGMAEEEQKRKVVDDFAQIHLSESPKATASAEPKPSKHEPVQGLIL, from the exons CTGACAACTGTTAAGGTTAGCAATGTCTCCCTAGGAGCAACAGAGAGGGACCTCAAGGAGTTCTTCTCATTTTCCGGTGATATTGCATATGTTGAGATGCACAG TGACACTGAGCGGTCTCAAGTTGCATATGTCACGTTCAAGGATGCTCAAGGAGCAGAGACTGCCATTATGCTTTCG GGTGCAACTATCGTTGATATGTCTGTCAGCATTGCTCACGCTCCAGATTACAAGCTTCCTCCTGATGCTATAGCACCACCA GTAACTGAAAACAAAAGTCCAGCTGGTGGTGACTCTGCTTTGCGAAAAGCAGAGGACGTAGTTACCAGCATGCTAGCTAAGGGCTTCATATTGGGCAAAGATGCAGTGAACAAAGCCAAGTCCCTTGATGAGAAGCATCAGTTGACATCGACCGCCTCATCAAAAGTCGCTTCCTTTGATAAGAAGATTGGGCTGACCGAGAAAATCAGTGTGGGTACCGCAGTTGTGGGTGGCAAGGTCAGGGAAGTGGatcaaaaatttcaagtttcGGAGAAAACTAAGTCAGCATTTGTGGCAGCCGAGCAAAAAGTTAGCAGTGCTGGATCAGCCATTATGAAGAACCGTTATGTGTTCACAGGGGCGTCGTGGGTAACAGGCGCTTTTAACAAAGTTGCAAAGGCAGCTGGGGAAGTCGGCCAGAAGACAAAGGAGAAAGTGGGAATGGCCGAAGAGGAACAGAAGAGAAAAGTAGTGGATGACTTTGCTCAGATTCATTTATCCGAGTCTCCAAAGGCTACTGCTTCCGCTGAGCCGAAGCCATCGAAGCACGAGCCTGTTCAAGGTCTGATTCTGTGA